One region of Syntrophobacter fumaroxidans MPOB genomic DNA includes:
- a CDS encoding ankyrin repeat domain-containing protein: MKQGKGIFYGAAVCLLVFLFSSSAICQQKVDPTDQKKREAAARTERANVDLLDAAVKGKSHKIRKIVSQGANINARDREGMTPLMLASVQGYSDIVADLLSLGAEVNLHDAYGATALMQASWAGRRDIAEMLVAAGADVNLKSTDEGPTLRKKGSTALMGAAMSGNLDIVMYLASQNAMVNLQDAEGQTALIYAAKYGHPEVARSLMSQGANLEIQDQFGRTALTVATVHGNLEVVKLLVAAGADTETRDLNNLAPITYASALDKADIYRVLRDSSRGRAKANNNRTRKSSFY, from the coding sequence ACAGGGGAAAGGCATATTTTACGGAGCGGCGGTGTGTTTGTTGGTTTTCCTTTTCTCGTCCTCGGCGATTTGCCAACAGAAGGTGGATCCCACCGACCAGAAAAAGCGAGAGGCTGCCGCCAGAACCGAACGGGCGAATGTAGATCTCCTCGATGCGGCAGTCAAAGGGAAATCGCACAAGATTCGGAAGATCGTTTCCCAAGGCGCCAATATCAATGCGAGGGACCGGGAAGGAATGACGCCGCTCATGCTGGCATCCGTCCAAGGGTATTCCGACATTGTCGCCGACCTGCTCAGCCTGGGGGCTGAAGTCAACCTGCACGACGCCTACGGAGCCACGGCACTGATGCAGGCGTCCTGGGCGGGGCGTCGCGACATCGCGGAAATGCTGGTCGCTGCCGGCGCCGATGTGAACCTCAAGAGCACCGACGAGGGACCGACCTTGCGGAAGAAAGGCTCGACGGCTCTGATGGGTGCGGCCATGAGCGGCAACCTGGACATCGTGATGTACCTGGCTTCGCAGAATGCAATGGTGAATCTCCAGGATGCGGAAGGCCAGACGGCCCTGATCTATGCCGCCAAGTACGGCCATCCCGAAGTGGCGCGCTCGCTGATGAGCCAGGGAGCGAACCTCGAGATCCAGGATCAGTTTGGCCGAACCGCCCTTACCGTTGCCACGGTTCATGGCAATCTGGAGGTCGTCAAGCTGCTGGTGGCTGCGGGCGCCGATACCGAGACGAGGGATTTGAACAACCTGGCGCCGATCACTTATGCGTCGGCTCTGGACAAGGCCGATATTTACCGGGTGCTGAGAGACAGCAGCCGGGGGCGCGCCAAGGCCAACAACAACCGAACCAGGAAAAGTTCTTTTTATTAG